In one Amaranthus tricolor cultivar Red isolate AtriRed21 chromosome 8, ASM2621246v1, whole genome shotgun sequence genomic region, the following are encoded:
- the LOC130821389 gene encoding uncharacterized protein LOC130821389 translates to MSLSRLTSIALPLSLRATPAISIFFFSTSCARKPIFSYPSIDPPLPKKTHFKVTAHGRTWDDPFHWMSNINDPDFVSYLNQENSYAETFMADTRNLQRELFLEMNSRIPSKISTPPERWGPWLYYQYIPEGKEYPILCRRLEAEKPSGLGKFFGRIKRGFTKEVILLDWNEIAEKYGYVHVGACRVSPDHNFLAYTLDVTGSERFTLQIKDLRDGHFISSVKSDAIVSLAWARDGSSLFYTVTDDNQRPYKVLCTELGSDIDKVVFTEDDSRFCVDITCTKDGKFVTINSNSRSSSEVYIIDAAYPFDSLRRVHKRVDGVQYFLEHHHDFFYVLTNHPCDEIEKLHCGNLYLGICRVEDINTTNWQKIILPKKGTSLRDMDIFDKHLVLLLDKEGSSMMCSVKLPIDVNCKHIIGIEDLNPWTFPVPFEWCEMAPGSNHDYVDSTYRVILSSPVMPDLVVDYNMSTHEFSVVHQEEVLCATDGAYTDSSNLVSDDKLLSKIRNDNCKLEVRQLQNWKEFSSKYACVRHQIISHDGTEIPLTVVFSRYAHHKGQSPGILEAYGAYGEVLDKSWSSDRLSLLDRGWVVAFADVRGGGGNYPSWHEMGSGPNKINSIYDLISCGKYLVDEGYAKNGRLAAIGSSAGSLSVGAAINFHPDLFRAVILKVPFLDICNTLMDDTLPLTKLDYDEFGNPKIETEFKSIMQYSPYDNVNHGLCYPSMLVTAAFNDPRVGVWEAAKWVAKIREKTCADCSRAVILKTEMNGGHFGEGGRYGQSEERACEYAFLMKVMGLFDSSKS, encoded by the exons ATGTCTCTTTCTCGACTAACCTCAATAGCTCTTCCTCTTTCACTCCGAGCAACTCCAGCCATTTcaatcttcttcttctccaCTTCATGTGCTCGTAAACCCATTTTCTCATACCCTTCCATTGATCCACCACTTCCTAAAAAAACCCATTTCAAAGTTACAGCTCATGGCCGCACTTGGGATGATCCTTTCCATTGGATGTCTAACATTAATGATCCAGATTTTGTCTCATATCTCAATCAAGAGAATTCTTATGCTGAAACATTCATGGCTGATACTAGGAATTTACAAAGAGAGCTTTTCTTGGAGATGAATAGTCGCATTCCTTCTAAGATTTCAACTCCTCCTGAACGTTGGGGACCTTG GCTCTACTACCAATACATTCCCGAAGGGAAAGAATACCCTATTTTATGTAGAAGATTGGAGGCAGAGAAACCTAGTGGTTTAGGAAAATTTTTTGGTCGCATTAAAAGAGGATTCACAAAGGAAGTCATTTTGCTTGATTGGAACGAGATCGCAGAGAAATatg GTTATGTCCATGTGGGTGCATGTCGGGTCTCACCTGACCACAATTTTCTGGCATATACACTTGATGTAACTGGGTCTGAGCGATTCACCCTTCAGATCAAAGACTTGAGGGATGGCCATTTTATTTCTAGTGTTAAATCTGATGCAATTGTTAGCTTAGCATGGGCTCGAGATGGTTCATCATTGTTCTATACTGTTACTGATGATAATCAGAGGCCATACAA GGTACTTTGCACAGAACTAGGTTCAGATATAGACAAAGTAGTATTCACAGAGGATGATTCTCGGTTTTGTGTGGATATCACTTGTACAAAAGATGGAAAGTTTGTTACAATAAACTCTAACTCAAGGTCTTCATCAGAG GTCTATATCATTGATGCGGCCTATCCCTTTGATAGTCTCCGGAGAGTACATAAGCGTGTTGATGGTGTGCAGTATTTTTTAGAACACCATCACGATTTCTTCTATGTTCTTACAAATCACCCTTGTGATGAGATTGAAAAGCTGCATTGTGGAAACCTTTATCTGGGCATTTGCAGAGTTGAGGATATAAATACAACTAATTGGCAG AAAATTATACTACCAAAAAAAGGAACCAGCTTGCGGGATATGGACATTTTTGATAAACATTTGGTCCTCCTCCTCGATAAAGAGGGTTCCTCTATGATGTGTTCAGTCAAACTTCCTATTGATGTCAATTGCAAG CACATCATAGGGATTGAAGATCTAAATCCTTGGACATTTCCCGTGCCTTTCGAGTGGTGCGAGATGGCCCCTGGGTCAAACCATGATTACGTTGACTCAACATATCGAGTGATTCTTTCCTCTCCTGTG ATGCCTGATTTAGTTGTTGACTATAACATGTCTACGCATGAGTTTTCTGTTGTTCACCAAGAAGAGGTTTTGTGTGCTACTGATGGCGCGTATACTGATtcatcaaacttggtttctgaTGATAAACTATTATCAAAAATTAGAAATGATAATTGCAAACTAGAGGTGCGACAATTACAGAACTGGAAAGAATTTTCGTCGAAATATGCTTGTGTAAGGCATCAGATCATATCCCATGATGGTACTGAGATTCCTTTAACTGTAGTATTCTCTAGATATGCACATCACAAGGGACAGTCCCCTGGAATTCTTGAAGCATATGGTGCATATGGAGAAGTTTTAGATAAAAGCTGGTCCTCAGATCGCCTCAGTTTACTTGATCGTGGATGGGTAGTAGCATTTGCTGATGTGAG GGGCGGAGGCGGTAATTATCCTTCCTGGCATGAAATGGGGAGTGGACCTAATAAGATCAATTCTATATACGATCTTATCTCATGTGGCAAGTATCTGGTTGACGAGGGCTATGCTAAAAACGGTAGGCTTGCTGCCATTGGGTCTAGTGCAGGGTCTCTGTCTGTGGGTGCAGCTATCAATTTTCATCCTGATCTCTTTCGTGCTGTTATTCTCAAG GTTCCCTTCCTTGATATATGCAACACATTGATGGATGACACCTTGCCTTTAACTAAATTGGACTATGATGAATTCGGGAACCCTAAAATAGAAACCGAGTTCAAGAGTATTATGCAATACTCTCCTTATGACAACGTAAATCATGGACTTTGCTATCCTTCAATGCTTGTCACCGCAGCATTCAACGACCCAAG GGTTGGAGTATGGGAAGCAGCAAAATGGGTTGCTAAAATACGAGAAAAAACATGTGCAGATTGTTCTCGTGCTGTTATCTTAAAGACGGAAATGAACGGAGGACATTTTGGTGAAGGTGGCCGTTATGGCCAGTCCGAGGAAAGGGCTTGTGAATATGCCTTTCTTATGAAGGTCATGGGGCTGTTTGATAGCTCAAAATCATAG
- the LOC130821392 gene encoding uncharacterized protein LOC130821392 isoform X1 → MFTAGASQKITLRLMAPKPKPSLHLAGARWESVAKKPRMMTTDASFTDAFSKYAEYLNNLNDKRERVVKASRDITMNSKKVIFQVHRMGKSNKDEVLDKAEKDLLALRNQYVSRLVKELNGTDFWKLRRAYSPGVQEYVEAATLCKFCKTGTLLNLDELNATFLPLSDPSVEPLQINVLDYLLGLADLTGELMRLAISRISDGELEFADKICRFVRDLHRELTLLVPGMDDNHDMKTKMDVMLQSVMKIENACFSVHVRGSEYIPLIGSNDPSFTLMGVPDMEP, encoded by the exons ATGTTTACTGCCGGAGCATCACAGAAGATTACTCTCAGACTCATGGCTCCCAAACCCAAGCCTTCACTCCACT TAGCAGGCGCTAGATGGGAAAGTGTAGCAAAAAAGCCTAGAATGATGACAACTGACGCTTCTTTTACTGACGCTTTTAGCAAGTATGCTGAATATCTTAATAACCTT AATGACAAGAGAGAGAGAGTAGTCAAAGCAAGTCGTGATATCACAATGAACAGCAAGAAAGTCATTTTTCAAGTGCACAG AATGGGCAAAAGTAACAAAGATGAAGTCCTAGATAAGGCAGAGAAGGATCTACTAGCATTGCGAAACCAATATGTCTCTCGACTTGTAAAAGAACTCAATGGGACCGACTTTTGGAAGCTGCGACGTGCATACTCTCCTGGG GTTCAGGAATATGTTGAAGCTGCAACACTCTGCAAGTTCTGCAAAACTGGAACTCTATTGAATCTTGATGAGCTAAATGCTACTTTCTTACCATTAAGTGATCCTTCCGTTGAGCCTCTGCAGATTAATGTACTTGACTACCTTTTGGGG CTTGCAGATTTGACCGGAGAGTTAATGAGATTGGCTATTAGCCGAATATCAGACGGTGAACTTGAATTTGCTGATAAGATATGCAGATTTGTACGTGATCTGCATAGGGAGCTCACCCTTCTCGTTCCAGGGATGGATGACAACCAtgatatgaaaacaaaaatggatGTAATGCTTCAAAGTgtgatgaaaattgaaaatg CTTGCTTTAGTGTACATGTGAGAGGATCCGAGTACATTCCATTGATTGGCTCAAATGATCCTAGCTTCACATTAATGGGAGTACCGGATATGGAGCCGTAA
- the LOC130821392 gene encoding uncharacterized protein LOC130821392 isoform X2, which produces MNSKKVIFQVHRMGKSNKDEVLDKAEKDLLALRNQYVSRLVKELNGTDFWKLRRAYSPGVQEYVEAATLCKFCKTGTLLNLDELNATFLPLSDPSVEPLQINVLDYLLGLADLTGELMRLAISRISDGELEFADKICRFVRDLHRELTLLVPGMDDNHDMKTKMDVMLQSVMKIENACFSVHVRGSEYIPLIGSNDPSFTLMGVPDMEP; this is translated from the exons ATGAACAGCAAGAAAGTCATTTTTCAAGTGCACAG AATGGGCAAAAGTAACAAAGATGAAGTCCTAGATAAGGCAGAGAAGGATCTACTAGCATTGCGAAACCAATATGTCTCTCGACTTGTAAAAGAACTCAATGGGACCGACTTTTGGAAGCTGCGACGTGCATACTCTCCTGGG GTTCAGGAATATGTTGAAGCTGCAACACTCTGCAAGTTCTGCAAAACTGGAACTCTATTGAATCTTGATGAGCTAAATGCTACTTTCTTACCATTAAGTGATCCTTCCGTTGAGCCTCTGCAGATTAATGTACTTGACTACCTTTTGGGG CTTGCAGATTTGACCGGAGAGTTAATGAGATTGGCTATTAGCCGAATATCAGACGGTGAACTTGAATTTGCTGATAAGATATGCAGATTTGTACGTGATCTGCATAGGGAGCTCACCCTTCTCGTTCCAGGGATGGATGACAACCAtgatatgaaaacaaaaatggatGTAATGCTTCAAAGTgtgatgaaaattgaaaatg CTTGCTTTAGTGTACATGTGAGAGGATCCGAGTACATTCCATTGATTGGCTCAAATGATCCTAGCTTCACATTAATGGGAGTACCGGATATGGAGCCGTAA